tgtttctctctctctaaagAAAGAATTAAATATTCACTCGTGAAAAGCAGCACAGAGAGCAAAGCTGGATTTCCACTGGAACAGTTGTAAATCCCAGCACTGCTGAGGGCTTAAAGAAGCTCTAATCTCCTGTCATGCATACAAGACGCAGCCCTCATTGCTTTACACTTCACACACTCTATACTGCAGGTGATGAGCAGAGTATAACCAGTAAATGATTTAGCCACATGTAGTAACAGACACGGTGTGAAATCAGATTAAGAGGTCGAGGTAAACAGCATCTACAATGTTGACAGAAGGTTCCAACCTTCTGTCAACATTGGAAAATACTTTGCATTTTGGTAGTTTGTAGAAATATGTGGAAGTGTTACTGCTGTATGAAAGCTGAACAGCTTCATGGAAAAGTCTTTATGGAGCTAAGCTTTGTGACGTTTGAGTCCTGATTAGTGCtgagtaaaagaagaacacttctccatgTTTATACAGCAGAGCTCTATCAAATATCCTCCCTCTATAACTTTACTGTGTAGCTCTTAAGagacattcaattcaattttattcatatagcgccaaatcacaaaagcAGTCGCCGCAGACATCTGTATATTAAAATGCAGCTGTACGAGTAACTCCATTTCCTGTCCTGGTCAGCTCTCTTGTAGTTGtaacatgtgcatgtttgaatCTGTTTGCCTGTCTGTATGAATAATCTTTtagctgacagcactagtgtgCAGACAAAAATCCTGACAcacatctttttttctcataATTTCAATTCCTGGTCCTGACCTGTAAGCAGTACTGCAGCATGCGGCAGGGCCCGAGAGCGACCCTCAGCCCCTCCAAAGCGCCCATCACAGCCTGGATGACGTGAGGTGACGTCTCAAATACGTTGGGCCACACGTAGTTCAACAAGTGGTTGAGGGAGTCCTCACAGCCAAAACCGTAGACACCGAGGGACATGTGCTGGACCACAGCGCTGGCTGTCTGTCTATGGACCAGGTCTCTGCAGGGGGGGGGCAGAACACAGAAACACTTAAGGTGCAGGATTCACTCTGTCTCACGTGTGGGTAAAGACTTTGAAAGGATATGAATACTTCCCCTGCCACAGTTTTTATCAAAACTAATCAGTCAAATTAAACCATGCTGATACCTGTCCATAAGTGCATCCTCCAGCAGCGGCGTGACGGCATAGATGTAGTCTTTGCCCATCTCTCCAATGTACTCGAACAGGAAGGAGAGGGACTTCAGTACACCGTTTTGCACGTTGAGCTCAGGCACGCGGTATTCGTTCATTAGGGCCGGCAGCACCGTGAAGGGCGAACAGGTCTCAGCAACAATGGCGATGGCCACGGTCGTGCAGACCCTGTTCTGTCGCTCCTGGACTTTAAGGTTATTGAGCAGAGTGGCCAAGACATCATGAGGACTGCAGGGAGGACGGtcagagagaaaaacattttagatCGACTTTAATGTGTACAGAAGCCGAAACAAAATGAAGGTGAAACCTTACATGTATAAGGTGTGTACGTGACAGAAGGTACTCACCCGATGGCTTTGGCGATATAACCAAACGTGTTGACGGTGGCTCTGCGGATGGCCTTTTTGTGTGCCTTGAGCAACTCCAGCAACTCGAAACAGATCCTCATCCACTCCCTGGCAGACACGTACTCAGCACCCctaaaaatacacataaaagTTAGAAAAGGACACGATCACATCCACGAACCTTGAGGTTGAGGCTTGTCACCACTGACCTGTCGGCGATCCTGCCCACCAGGTCGATGCAGTTCTCCTGGACTTTCTCATGTCTGTTCTTCAGGATGGGAGTCAAACGAGGAAGCAGGTCTTTGATTGGTGGGGTCATCTTGTGCATGCCTAAAATGAGGTCagatgttactgttactgttgctACATTTTTACTACCAAACTCTCAAAGGTGCACTGATTGCTATCGAGCTTCAATGACAGTCAAACTATGTACCAAAGCCTAGTACAAAACGATTTGGGGCTCTacaaataatttctttaattttttttataactcaTCCACCGAGATACAAGAATTAGGAACATGGCAACTTTAACTGACAGCTGCCTGCTAGGCCTTCAGCTCCGTTTCAGTTGTGGCGAGTTTTCTTATACAAATTAGCAGGTATGTGCATCTGTGTGAGACAGCTGTCCACTTTATGAATACTGCTTGCTAGTGTTAGCTGATAGCTTAGCACTCCACCTTCTTGTGTAATGATGATCACTTTTGGCTCCAAAAGGAAGACGGAAGCAGTCAAAACTAACAACTGAAGTTCAGGAACCAAGATGAGACCAAATGTGAAGACGTTTATTTACATCCTATCAATAAAATACGTCTATGATCGGTGAAGGTTACATACCAATAACATTCACAATGGCCTTCAGCGCTCCAAGGATGCTGCCCAGCACCTCGGGGTACTCCTCTCCCAGATACTCGTACAGCACCACCCCCAAATGACCCATCAGCTTCTCCTGCAGAGACAGGGTTAAGCAGAAGAGGTCAGCGTGTGGACTTTGTTAAATTTTTGTCTCGGATGCTATATAGGCTGAATGTACCTCCTGGCAGGTCTTCATGACCACGGCTGTGCGGGAGATCAGGTCAGCAGCTTGCTGACGGACCTTGGCCGACTTGTTGTTGAGACGCCACAGTACCGTACCGCAGATCTGTGGCAGGTAGGGTTTCACACGCTTCCCAAGGGCATTCACCACTGTACCGAAACCATTCAGCATGACAGAATCCTGCAGAACAAAGAGCATGGAGtatgaaacaaaacaagaaacaaaatattgtgaaaaaaaaaaaaaaaagcacaaacacttctCTGTAACTCCCTCTCACCTCTGTCGTCTGCTCCTGGAAGGCATACAGAATACCGTCGATCAGCTGCTCCTCCAGCTTGTGGTCGATGTCAGCTGCGCCCAAGTTGCCCATGATTTTTTCAATGGTCTCCATCACCATCTTCCTGTACTGTTCTGCCTCGTCTTTCAGGTCATCAACGATACGTGAGATGATCTCTGCTGCTCCCACTTTGTTAGCCAACTCCACTGTGGTGTCCACCAGCTGTACAAAGAGATAATAACTTGAGACGAGTGTGCAAAGCTTCAGACAACTCTAAGGACACGGTGTGTTTAACTGCCAACTAGATTATAGCCTAAATGTCTATTTGAGTTCTCTCGTGATCAGATCTGTTGGTCCATTTTGTGCACACCATTATTTTCCACTGGTAGAGTCACATGACAGAGGCAGACAACAGAGTCGGCTGAAGCAATTACAGGAAAGTCCTGATTATGAAGTTGTTAATTGGTTACAGGAAATAACCAACTCCACTTAACACAGATTACATTCCTCATCTCATACatccaaaacacaaaacagaaacaaacaacaaaaaacccacaaactgGCTAAGATCAGcagttttagaaaaagaaataaaataaaagagccAACCACACGTTTCCTTTTCTAAGATATTTTGACAATATTagattttcaaatatattttaagCTAAAGAATATGTTTCGCTAACCTGTCTGTAGTTGCGTCTGTCCAGAGCCATCCTGTGCTGCCAGAAATGCTTGAAGAAGGGGGGCAGGATTTCAGTCTTGATGTAGTTGGCCTCAACACCATCTGTGCCACAGCACTGCTTCACCACCTATTAGACAAGACATAAGAAGGAAAACTGATGAGTTTCTTGTGACATCCACAAAGATACGTTAACGTAACCAACGGGTGCAGAAAGAGAGCAGAGGGGACATGTTAGCAGCTGCTCTGGCAATCCTGGTGCTCATGTAGCAAACAACGTTCATCAACTATGTGGCTGAAGAGGTGAGAACGACTTACAGGAAGTTAGTTGACAGAATGGAGGTGCTTCCTCACagttaggctacgttcacactgcaggtcttaatgctcaattccgattttttgatcaaatccgatttttttgtctgcttgttcacactacaaataaaatgcgacagctaacgcgctctagtgtgaacgctcaaagcggcccgcatgcgcaaaagaagacgtcacacacaacacgCTCTGTTTAcacccagagcaaacagtattgaTTGACTGATGGCcgttaatataaagacttcggactttacgtttcccagtttttgctttaagttattttgttatttacataataatgtaaataacctaataatgatccgtattgctgttttagaggagcggtgcttcaaaggatagctgcagatttctgtcagaatctgcagattatacagtacaaataaaatgttcacgttgtcttcccaacagtttcactgacatctacactggatggccaggaagcgttcgcgatgtcttctccggcgctgataattggcgtctgtcttgtgtcagtgacgtaaaagacggatttaatgcgacatgaccgttcacacagcagtcgctttctaaaacatcggatatgtatcggattcagtaccacataccaaagtgacccagatcggatttgtgccgttcacactgtcataccatgatcggatatgggtcgcatagggtcaaaaaaatcggatttgatgcgctttcgcctgcagtgtgaacgtagccttagtctCCTTACCTTGAGCACAATCTTTTTCATCTCCTCATCAGGGGACTGAAACTCTCTGATGAGGATCAGCATCACCTCTCTGGTGTAGTAGTTTGCATACTCAGCATCCATCAGTGGGATGAGGTAACCAATAGCTTTGAGGAAAGCAGCCAGACCCTGGTGACCAAAGGGGACAACATAAGACACAATCGCAGACATCTTTCACATATTTTCCCTTCACAATAACTGGTAATGTCTGACGCTCCCAGCAGCATATTAATGGTCTGTCATTAGACCTCTgctgacagcagcagctcctTTGAGGAGACTCTATAGCAAGCAAATATTCACACTGCAGCCACAGGCAGGCTTAGTGCTGGGTGTTGATCTTGCACTGAATGCTGTGAATGCTTTTTCCAAATTTCCTGCTCACCTTTCCTCTGTGTTGCCTGATGCCTTTCCACAGTGGCTTCAGCACCGAGTCAAAGGACTCGATACCGTATGGTGTGGCAGCTTCAGCCAGGGCAGCTATAGCCAGGGCACTGATGGTCCTCACCTTCTGCTGCTCATCCACAAGCCCTGCAGAATTGAATAGTCGATGGTGAGCGCTCCAATgcattttaacaacaacaacgaaCCACGTATactcaaaacaaaacatctcaTGTGAATGAAAAATGGTGCAAATTAGCAGCTTTGCATTTACTAGTTAGAATAGTTAAAGGTGTACACCTGCATTCTGTTCAAATTCACAAACTGAGAACTTACTCATCCACATAATAAGCCTGTGGATGGCAGTGCTTTGGACTCTGTACTATTTAACATTGCCTGAGAAAGGTGCTACAAACAATTTAAGTTCACTTACCATGTTCAATAATCTCAACCAAACTGCGAAGGTGAGGCAGAATGGCGCAGCCCATGAGGATGGCGATCTGCTGCACAATCTTGATGCCTGTGTGCCGAGCCTGCCAGGACTTCTTGCTTTTGCACACAGCTTTGAGGAaagggaggagagaggggaTCCCGAGGGCGGAGGCTACAACAGCAAAGGCTCGGGCTGTGGTGTTTCTGACGTACTCGTCCATGTTGTCGATATCAGGTCGCATCGTGGAGATCATAGTAGCTAAACCAGCAGCCtgagacacacagaggaaagaCAGCAAGCTTTCAATCATTTAGCCACACAAACATGTCTCGAGCCAAGTTTAAATGCTGCTACAGATCAGAGATATGCTGAGCAGACATGGTGACAGAACATAAACATAACAGCTGAAACAGCTAATGATGGCGGATTGTAACCAGCGGGTGCAGGTTGAGAACAGACGAGGCATAAAAGTCACGTCTGCTAGCTCTCATGCTGGTATTAATCTAGCGAACGACTAGCCCTGATCTGACCACTGACTGGCTGAACAGGCGAGAATGGTTCGCACAGTTCATATAGTTTATGggataaaaagacaaaaagaataaAGTGCTCCATGTTACCTTTGCCAAGTTAGAGATGATCTCTCTGCCTTCCACTCTGGCATAATAGTCTTCATCGATGAGCAGCGGCTCAATAACCACCAGGATCTGCATGCAGAAAAAGGACAGTTAGATTGTCAAAGACACTGAGAAACCACTGACCATTTAAACTGAGCTGTCACAGATGATCGTTCACACTGAGCCCACCTTGTGAACATATGGTCGGACCAGGTCATCCAGTTTGTAGAGAATGCGGTCAATGACTTTAACCAAAAGATGGCGCTCCTGATCCTCCAGGGTGGGGGACATAAGCAGTGGCAGGATCTGGTTGAACAGGGGACCTGCTCCGAATTCGCGAGCCTTATCTGTGATCTGACGCAGAGCAGCCTAAGAGCAAAGAGAAGGTCAGCCAGTCAGATAACGGTCAAATTCTGAAGTATAATTGGCAAATCTGTTACTAAACAACATAGGAGAGACTTCATACTCAAAGAAACCTGAAACAAAACCTGTATGAGCACTCTACCAAGATGGTGACAGACTTATAACTTGCAGACAATTAAAATCTTATTTTGGGGCAAAGTCAGCATAACTTTTAAAAGTCGGATTTGAGAGGGGCTGTCAGCTTGGGGTTTTTTCCTCTGTGAACAGTGATTGAAACTCTAGAGGAACCTGGTACTTGTCATGGTAAGATGAGACCAGGTGGTTTCTGTGTGCAGCTCACAGCAGGGCATGAAGGTCTACACTGTGACCTCTGCTGTAAGCAGCAGCTCCTCAGAGAGGACGTTGTGTAGCGAGCAAATATTCACCCTGTAGCCACAAACAGCCTCGGTGTTGATCTTGTAACTGGAAAGATTAATGCTGTTCCAAAGCTCAAGTTTGGCCACAAGCAAGAATAATTCATCAAAGTATTAAAAACCAACCTTTCTCATGGGAGGAGTTCCATTTTTAatcttcagcagcagcttcataatcttcctttctttctgttCTTCGGGGCTCAGAGTGGACTCATCCACCTCCACCTAGCACCAAGACAAAAACCATGAACCTCAGACACAACAAACACCTGGTTCACACTGACTGTGCCATTACTTTATCCCTGCTGATGCTCACCAGCAGTTTGTCAAAGTACTGGATGTCATCTGGTTTGAGGAAAGGGAGATTTCCTGAGGGTTGGTCGTTCATCTGTTTTGTGGTGCGATCCTCTGCCTGCATATGGAAGCCTGTCATGCCTCCAATGGGTGTGGGCGTGGCTGCCAGTTTACGGGCCGGGGTGCGGATAGGCACGTAGCCTGCAGGAGGAGGCAACAcctgtggagaaaaacacctGTCAGTACTGCAGTCTAATAAATGACCTTCACTAATGCTTGTTGCTGGAAAATGAAATGCATCAAATAGACGTGGACCTTGTATCCCTCTGGGAACATGGCATCCAGCTCCTCGTCTGTTAGAGGTCGGTTCCTCTCATCAATTTCTCTCTCCCACCTCCATGCCTGCAGCTGCTCTGGAGTCATGTGTGCTGAAGAAAACAGAACATTAATTGTTTGTAATCAAGTAGAAGAaagactaataataataataataataataataatattaataaaaaacaaagagtaAGCCTGTTTACCTGTAGTTGGGGTTTGCAATTCCATGGCTGGTGTGCCTATGGGAGTTTTTCCTGGGGTAAAAAGTGGTGTTGAGGAGCCCATCTGGCTGGCAGGGGTTTCATCCCACCGAGACTTCCTCTTACTGGCTCCTGGAGTCGGAGTTTCGCCCACTGACTCTTCTCCTCTATCTGTTCTTGGGGTCTCAGCCCAGCCGCTCCCATGTCCTGGGGTCTCCCTCTCAGTCTTTGGGGTCTCATCCCAGCGATTTTTGCGAACGCTTCCTGTGGCTCCCCCGTGACCAGGTGTGGCATGGCCAGGCGTGTCTCTGCCTGGTGTGGCAGCACCGGCAGGTGTGTGGCTAGGAGTCGGGTCCCACATTCGGGAACTAGGAGTGGCCCCTGGGGTTTCACTGCCTTTAGGGCGACCGGGGGTTTCATCCCATCGGCTGTTTGAAGGTGTGTGAGCAGGGGTATGTCCAGGAGTCTGCAAGGGACCAGAAACATCAGTCAGAAAAATGATATGCAAGgcagataatttttttcttatCGAGTAATctagtgtgattttttttaggcTTACTTCAGCACTGGCATCAGCTTGGTCCCAGCTGGACATCTTTTTGGGTGTAGCATTGGAGGGGGTTTGGTCAGCTGTCTGGTCCCAGCGACGCTTACGTTTAGGGACAGCTTGGGCAGCAGCAGACCCATTGACAGCTTTCAGGTCCCCTGATTTGGCCTTCTCTGCCAGCTGCTGACGAATCTCTCTCTACATGAACAGATGCACAAATGTCAGGATAAATACAGAGTTCATGGCAATGAAAGACTGTGTAAAgattagagcagggcgataggaccaaaaatatttatcacgatatacatttgaaaatttgcgataacgatataactgacgatataattgacactagacaaaatactttacaactccacaactttattagtgcaaaaaacaccatcaatgtattttcacttaaacaagcagctgtttttttatgtgcattaaagttatataaaaatgtaacagtgcaaattccttgctgacagtttaaccaaaaggcatttccagtggaaattggccgacatatcctcagcataaccatgtagaatatccacaaaacttaaagaggttatacacacacaatacggtaatattacggggggcgatcgtggctcaagagctgggaattcgccttgtaatcggaaggttgccggttcgagccccggcttggacagtctcggtcgttgtgtccttgggcaagacacttcacccgttgcctactggtggtggtcagagggctcggtggcgccagtgtccggcagcctcgcctctgtcagtgcgacccagggtggctgtggctacaatgtagcttgccatcaccagtgtgtgaatgtgtgggtggatgactggacgTGTAAAGCGCTtaggggtccttagggactaataAAGCGCtctacaaatacaggccatttatttatttattatgttgaagcacagtacgtatcactccgcaaggctcctgactacggtagccgcaatgctctgacaatccatcaagcggtgcggcttcgtagcttaccaaagtcgtacatctgacagattttcgagcaccgtgtaccacataaaatcgtttcgaggtcagtaaacacaaccagaattcatacataaggcatgcgggattataagggacactgtcgattttcagaaaaatcaaaggattgattttaagtgtgctgtattttccaaacaacacggtaataacgacggcccgctagtatgctctaccaaaaatagtgctttgttgtgtatctgacggacgaaagctaaaccagttccacaccactgaagttgcagcatttttacaaaccaattcttgttcatccgtttcattcaacgatccgctttcactcttctcattctgcgtcgctgccatgtgcgtatgtaaacaaaggcactgcacatgcgcgttttacccatattctatcgcgatatttaattttcctatcgttgcccaaaattacaccagtATTactgtgaacggtatgatatggcccagccctagtaaAGATATTTGGTGACTATGTCTGTTCATTTTATCTAAAACAGAAACAGGTCGACAGTTCAGCCAAGGGCATAAAGGCTTAAAGAACTCATTTGATAATGATGAAATTTCTATGAATCCTGTTAC
This DNA window, taken from Oreochromis niloticus isolate F11D_XX linkage group LG16, O_niloticus_UMD_NMBU, whole genome shotgun sequence, encodes the following:
- the sf3b1 gene encoding splicing factor 3B subunit 1 isoform X2 encodes the protein MLEQNLSKEEREIRQQLAEKAKSGDLKAVNGSAAAQAVPKRKRRWDQTADQTPSNATPKKMSSWDQADASAETPGHTPAHTPSNSRWDETPGRPKGSETPGATPSSRMWDPTPSHTPAGAATPGRDTPGHATPGHGGATGSVRKNRWDETPKTERETPGHGSGWAETPRTDRGEESVGETPTPGASKRKSRWDETPASQMGSSTPLFTPGKTPIGTPAMELQTPTTAHMTPEQLQAWRWEREIDERNRPLTDEELDAMFPEGYKVLPPPAGYVPIRTPARKLAATPTPIGGMTGFHMQAEDRTTKQMNDQPSGNLPFLKPDDIQYFDKLLVEVDESTLSPEEQKERKIMKLLLKIKNGTPPMRKAALRQITDKAREFGAGPLFNQILPLLMSPTLEDQERHLLVKVIDRILYKLDDLVRPYVHKILVVIEPLLIDEDYYARVEGREIISNLAKAAGLATMISTMRPDIDNMDEYVRNTTARAFAVVASALGIPSLLPFLKAVCKSKKSWQARHTGIKIVQQIAILMGCAILPHLRSLVEIIEHGLVDEQQKVRTISALAIAALAEAATPYGIESFDSVLKPLWKGIRQHRGKGLAAFLKAIGYLIPLMDAEYANYYTREVMLILIREFQSPDEEMKKIVLKVVKQCCGTDGVEANYIKTEILPPFFKHFWQHRMALDRRNYRQLVDTTVELANKVGAAEIISRIVDDLKDEAEQYRKMVMETIEKIMGNLGAADIDHKLEEQLIDGILYAFQEQTTEDSVMLNGFGTVVNALGKRVKPYLPQICGTVLWRLNNKSAKVRQQAADLISRTAVVMKTCQEEKLMGHLGVVLYEYLGEEYPEVLGSILGALKAIVNVIGMHKMTPPIKDLLPRLTPILKNRHEKVQENCIDLVGRIADRGAEYVSAREWMRICFELLELLKAHKKAIRRATVNTFGYIAKAIGPHDVLATLLNNLKVQERQNRVCTTVAIAIVAETCSPFTVLPALMNEYRVPELNVQNGVLKSLSFLFEYIGEMGKDYIYAVTPLLEDALMDRDLVHRQTASAVVQHMSLGVYGFGCEDSLNHLLNYVWPNVFETSPHVIQAVMGALEGLRVALGPCRMLQYCLQGLFHPARKVRDVYWKIYNSIYIGSQDALIAHYPQVYNDDKNVYVRYELEYTL
- the sf3b1 gene encoding splicing factor 3B subunit 1 isoform X1, whose amino-acid sequence is MAKIAKTHEDIEAQILEIQGMKASLLEDGEQGVGLISTGVFDPEIYEGSDSRFAGYVTSIAANEQEEDDEDDTSTSLLGQKKPGYHAPVAILNAIPQSDEQYDPFAEHRPQKIAEREDEYKARRRQMIISPERLDPFADGGKTPDPKLQVRSYVDVMLEQNLSKEEREIRQQLAEKAKSGDLKAVNGSAAAQAVPKRKRRWDQTADQTPSNATPKKMSSWDQADASAETPGHTPAHTPSNSRWDETPGRPKGSETPGATPSSRMWDPTPSHTPAGAATPGRDTPGHATPGHGGATGSVRKNRWDETPKTERETPGHGSGWAETPRTDRGEESVGETPTPGASKRKSRWDETPASQMGSSTPLFTPGKTPIGTPAMELQTPTTAHMTPEQLQAWRWEREIDERNRPLTDEELDAMFPEGYKVLPPPAGYVPIRTPARKLAATPTPIGGMTGFHMQAEDRTTKQMNDQPSGNLPFLKPDDIQYFDKLLVEVDESTLSPEEQKERKIMKLLLKIKNGTPPMRKAALRQITDKAREFGAGPLFNQILPLLMSPTLEDQERHLLVKVIDRILYKLDDLVRPYVHKILVVIEPLLIDEDYYARVEGREIISNLAKAAGLATMISTMRPDIDNMDEYVRNTTARAFAVVASALGIPSLLPFLKAVCKSKKSWQARHTGIKIVQQIAILMGCAILPHLRSLVEIIEHGLVDEQQKVRTISALAIAALAEAATPYGIESFDSVLKPLWKGIRQHRGKGLAAFLKAIGYLIPLMDAEYANYYTREVMLILIREFQSPDEEMKKIVLKVVKQCCGTDGVEANYIKTEILPPFFKHFWQHRMALDRRNYRQLVDTTVELANKVGAAEIISRIVDDLKDEAEQYRKMVMETIEKIMGNLGAADIDHKLEEQLIDGILYAFQEQTTEDSVMLNGFGTVVNALGKRVKPYLPQICGTVLWRLNNKSAKVRQQAADLISRTAVVMKTCQEEKLMGHLGVVLYEYLGEEYPEVLGSILGALKAIVNVIGMHKMTPPIKDLLPRLTPILKNRHEKVQENCIDLVGRIADRGAEYVSAREWMRICFELLELLKAHKKAIRRATVNTFGYIAKAIGPHDVLATLLNNLKVQERQNRVCTTVAIAIVAETCSPFTVLPALMNEYRVPELNVQNGVLKSLSFLFEYIGEMGKDYIYAVTPLLEDALMDRDLVHRQTASAVVQHMSLGVYGFGCEDSLNHLLNYVWPNVFETSPHVIQAVMGALEGLRVALGPCRMLQYCLQGLFHPARKVRDVYWKIYNSIYIGSQDALIAHYPQVYNDDKNVYVRYELEYTL